One Bacteroidota bacterium genomic region harbors:
- a CDS encoding SulP family inorganic anion transporter: MKKYLNLFDRTQKVDYKIEVLSGITVALALVPEAVAFAIIAGLSPLTGLYAAFVMGLVTSIFGGRPGMISGATGAIAIVIVSLAKSHGVEYVFATVILAGFIQMSAGFLKLGKLIRLVPTPVIFGFVNGLAIIIFISQLDQFKGVSGNWLNGTSLYILLGLVLLTMLIIWGLPKITKAIPASLTAILVVFGIVAFWGIDTKTVGDIASIQGGFPPFHFPKVPFKFDNILVILPYAGIIAAVGLIESLLTLSIIDEITETRGRGNKEAVAQGAANMLSGMFSGMGGCAMIGQSLINVSNGARARLSGIVASVMLLVFIMFGSSFIEKVPMAALTGLMIMVAIGTFEWASFGSFRRMPKSDIFVMVMVTLVTVFLHNLALAVIVGVIIAALVFAWDSAKRIRARKHIDEDGIKHYEIYGPLFFGSVTTFNEKFDVLNDPDEVIIDFEESRVVDMSAIEALNKITERYQKVGKKIHLKHLSPDCKKLLKNAEQIIDVNVMEDPTYKVVV; this comes from the coding sequence ATGAAAAAATATTTAAATCTTTTTGATAGAACTCAAAAAGTTGATTACAAAATTGAAGTTCTATCAGGAATTACAGTTGCTCTGGCTCTGGTGCCTGAAGCAGTTGCGTTTGCAATTATTGCAGGACTTTCGCCCTTGACAGGTCTTTATGCAGCATTTGTGATGGGATTGGTAACGTCTATTTTTGGTGGACGCCCCGGTATGATATCTGGTGCTACCGGTGCAATAGCTATTGTTATTGTTTCTTTGGCTAAATCGCATGGTGTAGAATATGTTTTTGCAACGGTTATTCTGGCAGGTTTTATTCAAATGTCTGCTGGCTTTTTAAAATTAGGTAAGCTTATTCGCTTGGTGCCAACTCCTGTTATATTTGGATTTGTAAATGGCCTCGCTATTATCATATTTATATCTCAACTTGATCAATTCAAAGGTGTTTCAGGCAATTGGTTAAACGGAACATCTCTTTATATTTTGCTCGGTTTGGTATTGCTAACAATGCTTATTATTTGGGGATTACCTAAAATTACTAAAGCAATACCTGCATCCTTAACAGCCATATTGGTTGTATTTGGCATCGTGGCATTTTGGGGTATTGATACAAAAACCGTAGGTGATATCGCTTCCATTCAAGGAGGATTTCCTCCTTTTCATTTCCCTAAGGTTCCTTTTAAGTTTGATAATATACTGGTGATTTTACCTTATGCTGGAATCATTGCTGCTGTGGGATTAATCGAAAGTTTATTAACGCTTAGTATTATAGACGAAATAACTGAAACACGTGGTAGAGGTAATAAAGAAGCCGTTGCTCAAGGTGCTGCCAATATGCTTTCCGGGATGTTTTCTGGTATGGGTGGTTGTGCCATGATTGGCCAGAGTTTGATTAATGTTTCCAATGGTGCGCGTGCCCGACTTTCGGGTATAGTAGCTTCTGTTATGTTACTTGTGTTTATTATGTTCGGCTCAAGCTTCATTGAGAAAGTGCCCATGGCTGCTCTCACAGGTTTGATGATCATGGTTGCCATTGGCACCTTTGAATGGGCCAGTTTTGGTTCATTCAGGAGAATGCCAAAATCTGATATTTTTGTGATGGTGATGGTTACCTTGGTCACCGTTTTCCTTCATAATTTGGCCTTGGCGGTAATTGTTGGTGTCATTATCGCTGCACTTGTATTTGCATGGGATAGTGCCAAAAGAATTAGAGCCAGAAAACATATCGATGAAGATGGCATCAAACACTACGAGATTTATGGTCCATTGTTTTTTGGTTCGGTAACTACATTTAATGAAAAGTTTGATGTATTAAATGATCCTGATGAGGTTATAATTGATTTTGAGGAAAGCAGGGTTGTTGATATGTCGGCTATTGAAGCACTCAATAAAATTACAGAACGCTATCAAAAAGTTGGAAAGAAAATCCATCTGAAACACTTAAGCCCTGATTGTAAAAAGCTATTGAAGAATGCTGAACAAATTATTGATGTGAATGTTATGGAGGATCCTACTTATAAAGTTGTGGT